The genomic segment TGACGGCGGTCATCATCGTTTTCTGAATTGTGTCAAAATACTCTTTCACATCGTTATCAATATATTGCAAAGACATGATTTCATCATGAAGCAGTTTCGACCAATCATGATAATTCACGAATATTCTCAGCACGTTTTTTATTGTATTGCTGATATTCCCGGTAAATGACAGACTGCTGATTTTTTCACAAATTTGCCCTGTCAGCGTTTCGCCAAACCGATATAAACAGGCAAGCAGAATATCTTTTTTATCTTCAAAATAGGCGTACACA from the Bacillota bacterium genome contains:
- a CDS encoding TetR/AcrR family transcriptional regulator gives rise to the protein VYAYFEDKKDILLACLYRFGETLTGQICEKISSLSFTGNISNTIKNVLRIFVNYHDWSKLLHDEIMSLQYIDNDVKEYFDTIQKTMMTAVTSQLKASGYAFRHEREQTFLLFQMIMGIEDELAFYHSPDIDHEILIDECANAIVPMLIKCNNV